ccaCTCTTGAAATAAGTGCACTAACTACTTAGCCACCACCCCCTGTCAACAGTCAGCTAATATGCCACACAAAATTTATCACAATAGAGACCAAAGAATTAATTTATAATAGCAGAATGGACTGACTCTTAGTTCCTGCTGAGAGTGAGTGCTTTTTAATTGTCATGCTTATAAGCTAGTCGTTAGCTGTTTGTTGTCACAGCAACATTACATGAACagcgtgttttttatttttatttttttaagaaagtgCTGAGATGAGGCGTTGGGATTCTTCGACACATGGTCTGCACTTTTctgccaggaaaaaaaaacattgtatgGACACATGACCCTAGCCTTGCACTCTATTTGGCGGCCCTGCTGTTCGCTGACTCATTCCAAGTCACTTCTATTGGCACTTTCTCCTCTTCAGTAGTGACAAAAAGCAGTTTCCCGTGTTCTTTTGCTTGCCCTGTACAATAACATTACGCAGCTGGTTAGCCAATGGCGGTGTTTTGCATTCTAAATCGATACTGCACTGGTTAAAATCGATTTTGTCTTGAGTGAAAAAAATTAATCCCAAAATATCTTATATAGATcccaggttgaaaaataccaAATTTcccctttaaccccttaacgcccaaatttatatagctgtatataaaaaaatgttttgtgtgtgtttttgcctttaagtagatggtaaataatgttgagattattaatttcacttttgcacaaaaactagatagtaatattgggtattctggtaatgactttatgttataatgttataataataatgatggtatgttgcaaacttgcaacaacaggcatacaggtcaatttggtaagttgcatatttgagtcagagattgtagcatatatgcgacgatgggcgttaaggggttaactcaGCTCCATCAGCATTTATACTTATTAACTCATAGAGTGCATACCTCAGCCAATATAATATGTTctaccattaagactcaggagaCTAAAAACAGTTCCAGATTTAATTCATAGTAATATTGTACAGAACGTTAGAACAGTCTGTGAGGGAGGACCCAGTCATGACGGTTAAGGACGGTGATCTTGAATCCTGCTGTCAGAAGAAGTCAGGGGTGGAGCCTACCCCAGCCCTCAGACAGTGAGCAACTATTGGTGTTGGGATGGAAGCAGTAGAGTTTTAGGCTGGCAACAAAGAGGCGAGCTAGTGCTGGGGAACGGGGCGGGGGTGGGTGTTAAACCTGTTGCATTTACATGATTTCAGTATACACATTGTTTGCACATGTTCAGAATGTGAGACACAATAACATAAGAAAATTATGTATTTGAACACATTCTTAACATGTGCAAACGATGTGCATATTTAAGCCATGCTTCCATTTTCAGTGTGTGAGCCCCCAGGTTGGGCTCTCAGGATAACTATCATCTGAACATTGGCACCAAAATAGTactttacagtggggccaaaaagtatttagtcagtccgtgATTGTGTAAGttatcctacttagaaagatgagagaggtctgtaattttcatcataggtacacttcaactgtgagagacaaaatgagaaaaaaaaaaatccaggaaatcacattgtaggatttttaaagaatttatttataaattatggtggaaaataagtatttagtcaataacaaaagttcaactcaatactttataacataatctttgttgcaatgacagaggtcaaacgtttcctgtaagtcttcaccaggtttgcacacactgtagctggtattttggcccagtcctccatgcagatctcctctagagcagtgatgtttcggggctgtcgctgagcaacacagactttcaactccctcaacaaacttGTCTATGGGGttgaagtctggagactggctaggccactccaggaccttgaaatgctttttacggagccactcctttgttgcctgagcggtgtgtttgggctcattgtcatgctggaagacccagccacattgcatcttcaatgctctcactgatggaaggaggttttggcttaaaatctcatgatacatggccacgttcattcttcccttaacacggatcagttgtcctgccccctttgcagaaaaacagccccaaagcatgatgtttccacacccatgcttcacagtaggtatggtgtttttcgaatgcaactcagcattcttcttcctctaaacacgatgagttgagtttttaccaaaatgttctattttggtttcatctggccacatgatattctcccaatcctcttctggatcatccatatgctctctggcaaacttcatataggcctggacacatacttaagcagggggacacgcctggcactgtaggatttgagtccctctctgcgtagtgtgtagcctttgttactttggtcccagctctctgcaggtcattcatcaggtccccccgtgtagttctgggatttttgttcaccgttctcatgatcattttgacgccacggaatgagatcttgcgtggagccccagatcgaggaagattatcaatggtcttgtatgtcttccattttcttacaattgctccaacagttgatttattcacaccaacttgcttgactattgtagattcactcttcccagcgtgGTGCACAtcgacaattttcttcctggtgtccttccaggtgtcttttatacagataatgagttccaacagatgccattaatacaggtaacaggtggaggacagaagagcttcttaaagaggtTACAGGTCTgtcagagccagaaatcttgcttgtttgtgggtgaccaaatacttattttccaccataatttacaaataaattatttaaaaatcctacaatgtaatttcctggattttttttctcattttgtctctcatagttgaagtgtacctatgttgaaaattacagacctctctcatctttctaagtagaacatgcacaatcagggactgactaaatactttttggccccactgtagcaGAGGAAATGCTGAAGAGCATGAAGAAGAAGCGTTTGAAAAATATGAAGAACACCGAATGTCCCTCAGCTTATAGtggcattattcattcattcattttctatacttgttTGTTGGGTGTGAGGCAGAGTCCACCCTGAACAACATTGTcagtctatcacagagccacaaatagtcaaacacattcacactcccacacacacctatggtcaatttagagtaaTCAATTCCCTCTCAAAAAAagccaaataatccaaaatctagccaaattgtcttgtattaagcaaaaaaaaaaaaaaaaaaatctgtcagtggggtaagaaaaatatacttggttagaattctcaaaactagtaaaatgtctaggcactgaataatcaaaatgtgccttaaaacgacacagaattcttattttaagattagcctctgtcttaaaattaaGAAAACAATCTTGtacctttgcttggatgatttgaaatccattgcttttccttgttactggttaaatacagattGATATTAGCTCGAAAAACGAAAAAGTGAgctccattttcccaaaatacgatattttttcttaaaaatgtttgacaagattatttttctatttagacaaaaatgaagtcaaattttcttgaaacaagtctgtttttgttttttttttactttcttagatatcgttTTTAGCCacgtggggtgtgcagccagtacattctgagtgccggtcccaagcccggataaatgaggagggttacgtcaggaagggcatccggcgtaaaacaagccaagccaactatgcagactcagaatcgaattcccataccggatcagtcgcggcccgggttaacactgtccgccaccggtgctattgcccaacagggtgccggtggaaattgggctactgctgggcgaagacgacgaagaagaggaagaaaacgttgccacaaacagcgggagaagacgaaaactagaagggtggaaatgagagtggggactttgaatgttggcagtatgactggtaaagggagagagctggctgatatgatggagaggagaaaggtagacatattgtgtgtgcaagagaccaagtggaagggaagtaagagcaggagcatcggcggtgggtacaagttgttgtaccatggtgaggacaggaagagaaatggtgttggggtcattttaaaggaagagtatgttaaaagtgtgttggaggttaagcgagtgtctgacagggtgatgagtgtgaagttggaaattgaagtggtgatgatgaatatcatcagtgcatatgccccacaggcaggttgtgagatgaaggagaaaaaagatttctggagtgtgttagatgaggtggtggagagtgtgcccaagcatgaaagagtggtgataggagcagacttcaatgggcatgttggtgaagggaacagaggtgatgaggaagtaatgggtagatatggtatcaaggataggaatggggatggacaaatggtagttgattttgcaaaaaaggatggaaatggctgtggtgaatacctactttaagaaaagggaggagcacagggtaacatataagagtggaggaaggtgcacacaggtggactacattctttataggagatgcaagctaaaagaaatcacagactgtaaggtggtagcaggagagagtgtcactagacagcataggatggttgtttgtaggatgacgttagaggtaaagaagaagaagagagtgagagctcaacaaaggatcagatggtggaagctgaaggaggaagacttgtgtgaaatttagcgagcaggtgagagaagcactggttggaggagaagcaattttggacaactggaaaagtactgcagatgtggtgagggagacagctagggcagtactgggtatgacatctggacagtggaaggaagacaaggagacttggtggtggaatgaagaggtccaggaaagcataaggagaaagaggttggcgaaaaagttttgggatagtcggagagatgaagaaagtagacaggagtacaaggagatgcggcgtaaggcgaaaagagaagtggcaaaagcaaaggaaaaggcatattgcgagctgtacaagaagttgaatagtaaggaaggagaaaaggacttgtaatgactggccagacaaagggacagagctggaaaggatgtgcagcaggttagggtggtaaaagatgcacatggtaatgtgctgacaagtgaggagtgtgtgctgagaaggtggagggaatattttgaagagctgatgaataaagaaaatgagcaagagaaaaggctggatgatgtggtgagagtaaatcaggaagtacaagagattagcaaggaagaagtgagggctgctatgaagaggatgaagagtggaaaggcagttggtccagatgacattccagtggaggcatggaaatgtctaggagagatggcagtagagtttctaaccagattgttgaataaaatcttgaaaagtgagaggatgcctgaggagtggagacgaagtctgctggttcctattttcaagaacaagggtgatgtgcagagctgcagtaactacagaggcataaagctgatcagccacagcatgaagttatgggaaatagtagtagaagctaggtttagaaaacaggtgaagatctgtgagcagcaatatggtttcatgccaagaaagagcactacagatgcaatgtttgctctgagaatactgttggaaaagtacagagaaggacagaaagagttacattgtgtgtttgtggacttagaaaaagcttatgatagggtgccaagagaagagttgtggtattgtatgtggaagtctggagtggcagagaagtatgttagggtagtgcaggacgtacaagaatagtgtgacagcggtgagatgcgcagtcggaatgacagactcattcaaggtggaggtgggattacaccaaggatcagctctgagtcctttcttgtttgcagtggtgatggacaggttgacggatgagatcagacaggagtcgccatggactatgatgtttgcagatgacattgtgatctgtagtgagagtagagagcaagttgagtctagtctggagaagtggagatatgctttggagagaaggggaatgaaagtcagtagaagcaagactgagtacatgtgtgtgaatgagagggagcccagtggaatagtgcagttacaaggagtagaagtggtgaaagtagatgagtttaagtatttggggtcaactgttcaaagtaatggagagtgtggtagagaggtgaagaagagagtacaggcagggtggagtgggtggagaaaggtggcaggagtgatttgtgaccgaagaatatcagcaagagtgaaggggaaagtttacaaaacagtagtgagaccagctatgttgtatggtttagagacggtggcactaacaaaaagacaggaggcagagctggaggtggcagagctgaagatgttgagattctctttgggagtgacaagaatggacaagattaggaatgaacatatcagagggacagctcaggtgggatggtttggagacaaagtcagagaggcaagattgagatggtttggacatgtgcaaaggagggactgagggtatatagggagaaggatgctgaggatggatccaccaggcaggaggagaagagggagaccaaagatgaggttcatggatgtgctgagagaggacatgcaggtggttggtgtgacagaggaagatacaaaggacagggtgagatggaaacgattgagctgctgtggcgacccctaacgggaacagccaaaagacaaagaagaagatatcgTTTTTTGCAgtgatgtctttggaagtgggagcacccagagagaacccaggtgaacacagggagaacatgcaaactctgcacagaaaggaccagctcagaaacaaacctgggaccttctcgctgtgagacaacagcgctaaccattaatccaccatAATAACTATAATGTCTTATAAATGATCTATAGAGAAATGTATAATGCACAATAAACTTGTTTTAAGTCTTCATAATGCATTATAAGAACATGCTACCCTCTTGTCTGTTCTGTTTATAGGTTATGGCAATGTTGCCCCAAAGACTGTTGGTGGCCGTGTGTTCTGCATCCTGTATGGACTTTGTGGGATCCCACTGTGTCTGGTGTGGATTAGTGATCTAGGATCATTCTTTGGAGACCGGGCCAAGCGTCTCTCCCAGATTATGATCCGTAAAGGCGTTTCAGTGGTGAGAACCTGAAGATGGGGCCATTATTTGTGTCCATACTGAATGAAATCCACAAGCTTCTTTAAAGTTAACACAACACAATTTGTGTTTATTTCTTCTTTCTGTTAGAAAAAGGTCCAGTTTACATGTACAGTCTTGTTCCTTTTATGGGGGCTGTTCATGCACCTGGTGATCCCTCCATTTGTCTTCATGTCTGTGGAAAGATGGAGCTACCTTGAAGGCCTCTACTTCTCTTTCATCACGCTCACCACAGTCGGTTTTGGAGATTATGTGGCAGGTAGGTGTGACTTTCTGCCCAAAATAACAAAAGTCACATTTTTGCTTAGCATTATTTGTTGGGATTGGGTATTTCCATGCTAGCGGATTTACTTTCATTTCAGGCGTCAATCCGGACATAGATTACCCAGCGCTGTACCGAGTGTTTGCTGAGCTATGGATCTACATGGGCTTGGCCTGGCTCTCCTTGTTCTTCACCTGGAATATCCACATGGTCGTCAAGGCTCACAAGGTCCTAAAGAAAAAAAGGAGGCAGAGGCACAAGTTCTTGTATGACGATACGCAGAGGTCTGTGGAGCAAAAGCCAATTCCAGAAACAAAGCCAACGGTCATCGACATATTCAACTTCCTATCCGAGAAGGACGAGGACTACAGCACGGTTATCAATGAGATTGGCAAGTCGGCAAAGAAGAGCACAGACTGTATGAATCGCTCGAAGAGCTGCAGTGACATCTTGGGAACTCATATTCAGACTTTGGACAGCTCTCCACGCCACAGACGCATAAGTAGTATCAGTGAGGTGTTCATGAACAAAATACCTGGTGTGGACACAAgcaaaaaggaggaggaggagcattcTCCAGTACAAGGCAATGGAGACCCAGAACAATCCAAAAGTGTGAGGACAGACTTTGAGAAGAACACAGATGAATGTGAACACGCTTCGAATATGAAGGGCATCACCATCAGTGTACCTCCCAAAGACACAGAAGAAATTGTGCACCATCCTGATAACAGGAGGACTAGGTTTAGAATCTCCAAGGTAGTGGAGAATGACGAGGAGATGGATAAAGATGAAAACATGTAAAAGATTTGCATGGGCACGCCTTTTACCCAAACTGTGGATCCCTGTCTTTAAAGCACATAGTGATGTGTGAAGCATTTTgtgtgcaacacaaacacatcAGAACATACTTCAGTTTGTGTACAGAATATACTAGTTCTGCACAAATGTCATAATTAAAGACATTCAGGGATCCAGTGCATTGTCCACATAGTGTATGTGTCAAAGTGCTTAGCTTCATTATCCAGTACTTTTATGTGATATATTCTGTTCCAAAAGATTTTTGCTGTCAAGCAGCAGTCTTGTCTGTGAAGGTACATGTCAGTTGTCCGGGGGTCTTTGTGAACACAGATTATTTCAAATTGCAGCAGAGGGCTTTGTGGTACACTGTGCCAATGAGCAGCTTTCCATCATAGCGAGCTGCTATAGATGAACCAATAATCACACTGCCATTGTCAGCGTACACCTGAGTCACCATGGACTGCTCCGAGTGTATGTTCTGGACCCGGATcacctggagagagagagaaaagagtggAAGTGAAAGAATAAATACAAACATGAAATAAGGAGGCCTGATTTCCTTCACTGCATTATTTGCCCacaattatgtgtgtgtgtgtgtggggggggagttGTCAGTTGGGGGTTGTCAGTCGGGGCAGGGTCCAAATGGACCACTGGACTATTTATGGTtgtttagctgcaacatttctattagattagattagatagaactttattaatccactGGGAAGCCTCCTTCAGGtaaattgaagttccagcagcattgtatagcagcacacagggtaagaagcacggagagtatcaaaagtagaagtaaaaaacaaattgcaaaatgtaaataca
The Thalassophryne amazonica chromosome 7, fThaAma1.1, whole genome shotgun sequence genome window above contains:
- the LOC117514538 gene encoding potassium channel subfamily K member 5-like, whose protein sequence is MADKGPFLTSCIIFYLSIGAAIFQILEEPNWKSAKAKYLQDKQNILKKYTCLTQEDLDGILQVVSEAAGQGVTITGDKYRNTWDWLNSMVFAATIVTTIGYGNVAPKTVGGRVFCILYGLCGIPLCLVWISDLGSFFGDRAKRLSQIMIRKGVSVKKVQFTCTVLFLLWGLFMHLVIPPFVFMSVERWSYLEGLYFSFITLTTVGFGDYVAGVNPDIDYPALYRVFAELWIYMGLAWLSLFFTWNIHMVVKAHKVLKKKRRQRHKFLYDDTQRSVEQKPIPETKPTVIDIFNFLSEKDEDYSTVINEIGKSAKKSTDCMNRSKSCSDILGTHIQTLDSSPRHRRISSISEVFMNKIPGVDTSKKEEEEHSPVQGNGDPEQSKSVRTDFEKNTDECEHASNMKGITISVPPKDTEEIVHHPDNRRTRFRISKVVENDEEMDKDENM